A single Arachnia propionica DNA region contains:
- a CDS encoding class F sortase: MNLVEALKNRKVQIGIAAVAVLLAVALTLVWVLQPKNDNPQAGATASSSGTADGAAVTSPEASSPPASPGACVTPDAAGFVPVRYSIESIGVEDKVISGGREEDGAVAAPPKGEPRTALWWNEGPKAASNAGQVVLTIHTYQTGDAVGNMLYSDNGGLLKEGAVLKLYAEDGRVACYKYTESQKIAVSEYKPESDVLERHEGDPALAIVICWDHNKSTNDWDSRAFIKFKPVTDAA, translated from the coding sequence GTGAATCTCGTCGAAGCTCTCAAGAACCGGAAGGTGCAGATCGGCATAGCCGCAGTCGCCGTCCTACTGGCCGTAGCCCTGACCCTCGTGTGGGTCCTCCAGCCCAAGAACGACAACCCCCAGGCCGGCGCCACGGCGTCGTCCAGCGGGACCGCCGACGGTGCGGCGGTCACTTCCCCCGAAGCATCCTCTCCCCCAGCCAGCCCAGGGGCCTGCGTAACGCCCGACGCTGCTGGTTTCGTCCCGGTCCGCTACTCGATTGAGAGCATAGGTGTCGAGGACAAGGTGATCTCCGGAGGCCGCGAGGAGGACGGTGCCGTTGCGGCACCGCCGAAGGGTGAGCCCCGGACCGCGCTGTGGTGGAACGAAGGTCCGAAGGCAGCCTCCAACGCCGGCCAGGTGGTGCTGACCATCCACACCTACCAGACCGGTGACGCCGTGGGGAACATGCTCTACAGCGACAACGGTGGCCTGCTCAAGGAGGGCGCTGTGCTGAAGCTCTACGCAGAAGACGGTCGCGTCGCCTGCTACAAGTACACCGAGTCCCAGAAGATCGCCGTCTCCGAGTACAAACCGGAGTCTGACGTTCTCGAACGCCACGAGGGAGACCCCGCACTCGCCATCGTCATCTGCTGGGATCACAACAAGAGCACCAACGATTGGGATTCCCGGGCCTTCATCAAGTTCAAGCCGGTGACCGACGCGGCCTGA
- a CDS encoding RluA family pseudouridine synthase, with protein MNVFLVPDALAGQRIDVVASRVTGHSRSRVAELIAAGGMLLDGETVKRASRIVTAGAMLELVTEPRPTQVASRPRLVGGLEIIHEDRDIVVVDKPAGVAAHPSLGWEGPSVTEHLAAAGIAIATSGAPERQGVVSRLDVGTSGLMVLARSERAYSVLKQAFRDKAVDKTYQALVQGHPDPFSGTIDAPIGRHPGHEWKMAIVGGGRESVTHYETLEAHRAATLVEVSLETGRTHQIRVHFAAIGHPCCGDPLYGSDPALAKRLGLDRQWLHATRLAFEHPVEGNRVEFKSELPRDLEHALREVRSD; from the coding sequence ATGAACGTTTTCCTGGTGCCGGACGCCCTGGCGGGCCAGCGAATCGATGTAGTCGCCTCCCGGGTGACGGGCCACAGCCGTTCCCGGGTGGCCGAGCTGATCGCGGCCGGGGGGATGCTGCTGGACGGTGAAACCGTGAAGCGGGCCTCCCGGATAGTCACCGCGGGGGCGATGCTGGAGCTGGTCACCGAACCCCGCCCCACCCAGGTTGCGTCGAGGCCCCGGCTGGTCGGCGGCCTCGAGATCATCCACGAGGACCGGGACATAGTCGTGGTGGACAAGCCGGCAGGAGTCGCGGCCCATCCGAGCCTGGGCTGGGAGGGACCCTCCGTCACCGAACACTTGGCCGCCGCGGGTATCGCCATCGCGACCTCGGGGGCACCGGAGCGGCAGGGGGTGGTCTCGCGGCTCGACGTCGGAACCTCCGGTCTGATGGTGCTGGCCCGTTCCGAGCGGGCCTATTCCGTGCTGAAGCAGGCGTTCCGGGACAAGGCCGTCGACAAGACCTACCAGGCGCTCGTGCAGGGACATCCCGACCCGTTCTCGGGAACCATCGACGCCCCGATCGGCCGGCACCCGGGGCATGAGTGGAAGATGGCGATCGTGGGGGGTGGCCGGGAATCGGTCACGCACTACGAGACCCTCGAGGCACACCGCGCGGCCACCCTCGTCGAGGTCAGCTTGGAGACCGGGCGCACCCACCAGATCCGGGTGCACTTCGCCGCGATCGGGCACCCCTGCTGCGGGGATCCGCTCTATGGCTCGGACCCCGCCCTGGCCAAGCGGCTCGGGCTCGACAGGCAGTGGCTGCACGCCACCCGCCTGGCCTTCGAACACCCGGTGGAGGGAAACCGTGTCGAGTTCAAATCGGAGCTGCCGCGGGACCTTGAACACGCCCTGCGCGAGGTGAGGTCGGATTGA
- a CDS encoding cell division protein SepF gives MGLVEDGRYSDPKDELSEEYSVDEYAEPEPEPKPVAKLHRRPHAVRSDATAPAPAPAPAPAPVPAPASGAASVPTPTSEPRQVTDLSRIIYVRPRSYNEARSIGENYRDGIPVIMNLSDMERGEDKRLVDFAAGLIFGLRGNIERISSQVFLLCPHNLVVGPEDKQKLATGGFFNQS, from the coding sequence ATGGGTCTCGTCGAGGACGGGCGCTACAGCGACCCCAAGGACGAGCTGTCCGAGGAGTACTCGGTGGATGAGTACGCGGAGCCGGAGCCCGAGCCCAAGCCCGTGGCCAAGCTCCACCGCCGTCCCCACGCCGTCAGATCCGATGCCACCGCGCCCGCGCCGGCACCGGCTCCGGCCCCCGCGCCGGTTCCTGCCCCGGCATCCGGGGCGGCATCCGTACCCACCCCCACTTCGGAGCCGCGTCAGGTGACAGATCTCAGCCGAATCATCTATGTGAGGCCCCGCAGCTACAACGAGGCCCGTTCCATCGGGGAGAACTACCGGGACGGGATCCCCGTCATCATGAACCTCTCGGACATGGAGCGCGGAGAGGACAAGCGGCTCGTCGACTTTGCCGCTGGCCTGATCTTCGGGCTGCGCGGCAACATCGAGCGCATCTCCAGCCAGGTGTTCCTGCTGTGCCCGCACAACCTCGTCGTCGGGCCCGAGGACAAACAGAAGCTGGCCACCGGCGGTTTCTTCAACCAGAGCTGA
- a CDS encoding YggT family protein yields MVALTLFWILQVYMLVLLVRVLLSWVPLLNQGWTPRGVVLVVVESVYFVTDPPLKLLRSFIKPVRMGAISLDLGVLVLFLVIYLLRSFALRIPF; encoded by the coding sequence GTGGTTGCCCTGACGCTGTTCTGGATCCTCCAGGTCTACATGCTGGTCCTGCTGGTGAGGGTCCTGCTCTCCTGGGTGCCGTTGCTGAACCAGGGCTGGACCCCGCGAGGGGTGGTGCTGGTGGTGGTGGAGTCCGTCTATTTCGTCACCGACCCGCCCCTGAAGCTGCTTCGTTCGTTCATCAAACCGGTGCGGATGGGGGCGATTTCACTGGATCTGGGGGTGCTGGTGCTGTTCCTTGTGATCTACCTGCTCAGGAGTTTCGCGCTCCGGATCCCGTTCTGA
- a CDS encoding TraR/DksA family transcriptional regulator: MPSTNPSEPVILPVRDGEEPWTPEEIREQREVLVEELERLDKKVAATDSELSDLLLQGNDGAGRDPADVGSSNFERDQELSLAQNAREMADQARLALHLFDEGQYGLCEVCGNPIGKGRLQVFPRATMCVACKQREERR; encoded by the coding sequence ATGCCATCCACCAACCCCTCAGAGCCCGTGATCCTCCCCGTCCGTGATGGTGAGGAACCATGGACCCCGGAGGAGATCCGGGAACAACGCGAGGTTCTCGTCGAGGAACTGGAAAGACTCGACAAGAAGGTGGCCGCCACCGACAGCGAGTTGAGCGATCTTCTCCTGCAGGGCAACGACGGAGCCGGACGCGATCCCGCCGATGTCGGCTCGTCCAATTTTGAACGCGACCAGGAGCTGTCCCTTGCGCAGAATGCCCGGGAGATGGCCGATCAGGCGCGACTCGCCCTGCACCTGTTCGACGAGGGCCAATACGGGCTCTGTGAGGTCTGCGGTAACCCGATAGGGAAGGGCAGGCTTCAGGTTTTCCCGCGGGCGACGATGTGCGTCGCCTGCAAGCAGCGCGAGGAACGCCGCTGA
- a CDS encoding PaaI family thioesterase, producing MIDATALPPSSLHEKLGIEITRASAAEVVGSMPVVGNTQPAGLLHGGATAALVEGLASLAAWLHAQPERVAVGVDLNLTHLRPVVSGRVMGRAVPVHLGNGTTVHTVEVHDEEGRLTAVGRLTSRLVAPPGMITSSVCGR from the coding sequence ATGATCGACGCCACCGCGCTACCCCCCTCTTCGCTGCACGAGAAACTGGGCATCGAGATCACCCGGGCCAGCGCGGCGGAGGTGGTCGGTTCCATGCCAGTGGTGGGGAACACACAGCCCGCCGGGCTGCTGCACGGAGGAGCGACCGCGGCTCTGGTGGAGGGTTTGGCCTCCCTGGCCGCCTGGTTGCACGCCCAGCCGGAACGGGTCGCGGTGGGCGTCGACCTCAACCTCACCCACCTGCGCCCCGTCGTCTCGGGCAGGGTCATGGGCAGGGCGGTTCCCGTTCATCTGGGAAACGGAACCACCGTTCACACGGTTGAGGTGCACGATGAAGAGGGACGACTCACCGCCGTCGGCCGCCTGACATCCCGGCTCGTGGCCCCCCCGGGAATGATCACTTCTTCCGTTTGTGGGAGATGA
- a CDS encoding DivIVA domain-containing protein → MSLTLEEVRRVRFRMARRGATGYEVGDVDTFIDKVEESFAQFENERDLLRREVEAARTTGDSVPAGNDEALAAKDHEINSLRGEIERLRNQVAQQAKQQVPVVAPGQLDDKRVAQLTQDNERLRSELDRARRELDEARSSRVSHMAGNTETLQVATREEATPAVVRLVSLATEQAERLVDEANNEAQRKINEAKQQAYEITTDARTRAERIESEARVNADQINRDAQSRADRVNGEVDRRRTELFAELEREQGILTQKVAALRGFESSYRENMRGYLSRHLESLEQNLPEPLDVPELAERSRTPRLDALAAQDRLA, encoded by the coding sequence ATGAGCCTGACCCTGGAAGAGGTTCGCCGAGTCCGGTTCCGGATGGCACGCCGTGGTGCCACCGGGTACGAGGTCGGTGATGTCGACACTTTCATTGACAAGGTGGAGGAGTCGTTCGCGCAGTTCGAGAACGAGCGGGACCTGCTTCGCCGGGAGGTGGAGGCCGCTCGCACGACCGGGGACTCGGTGCCTGCGGGCAACGACGAGGCCTTGGCCGCCAAGGACCACGAGATCAACTCGCTCCGGGGCGAGATCGAGCGGCTGCGCAACCAGGTGGCCCAGCAGGCCAAGCAGCAGGTTCCCGTGGTTGCCCCCGGGCAACTGGATGACAAGCGCGTCGCGCAGCTCACCCAGGACAACGAGAGGCTCCGCAGTGAGCTCGACCGTGCCCGTCGCGAACTCGACGAGGCCCGCAGTTCCCGTGTCAGCCACATGGCAGGCAACACGGAGACCCTCCAGGTCGCCACCCGAGAAGAAGCAACCCCCGCCGTCGTGCGGCTCGTGTCGCTGGCCACCGAGCAGGCGGAAAGGCTCGTGGACGAGGCCAACAACGAGGCCCAGCGCAAGATCAACGAGGCGAAGCAGCAGGCTTACGAGATCACCACGGATGCCCGCACACGCGCCGAGCGCATCGAGTCCGAGGCCCGGGTCAACGCGGACCAGATCAACCGCGACGCCCAGAGCCGCGCGGATCGCGTCAACGGTGAGGTGGACCGCCGCCGCACCGAGCTGTTCGCCGAACTGGAACGGGAACAGGGCATCCTTACGCAGAAGGTCGCCGCGTTGCGTGGCTTCGAGTCCAGCTACCGCGAGAACATGCGCGGTTACCTGTCGCGGCACCTCGAGTCCCTTGAACAGAACCTGCCGGAGCCCTTGGACGTCCCAGAGCTGGCCGAGCGTTCCAGGACCCCCCGCCTGGACGCGCTCGCTGCCCAGGACCGCCTGGCCTGA
- a CDS encoding signal peptidase II, with the protein MRRLQAARGTPLNRGLPALLAVGVALLGLGADQASKGAVLGALTPGRPVEVVGTLLRFNLTFNPGAAFSLGTSMTLALSIFAIVALLACVFVALRRVRTLPQGLAVGLFMAGISGNLHDRLLRAPGPLLGHVVDFIQLPHFAIFNVADICITSAAVLVVLLSLRNPSSDGKGSERA; encoded by the coding sequence GTGCGTCGCCTGCAAGCAGCGCGAGGAACGCCGCTGAACCGCGGGCTCCCGGCCCTGCTTGCCGTTGGTGTCGCCCTGCTGGGGCTGGGAGCGGATCAGGCCTCCAAGGGGGCCGTGCTGGGCGCCCTCACGCCGGGACGGCCGGTCGAGGTGGTCGGTACCCTGCTGCGGTTCAACCTGACCTTCAACCCAGGGGCGGCCTTCAGTCTCGGGACATCGATGACCCTGGCGCTCAGCATCTTCGCGATCGTAGCGTTGCTGGCCTGTGTCTTCGTCGCGCTGCGCAGGGTGCGCACCCTTCCCCAGGGACTTGCGGTCGGGCTGTTTATGGCTGGGATCTCGGGAAACCTCCACGACAGGCTCCTCAGGGCCCCCGGTCCGTTGCTGGGGCATGTCGTCGACTTCATCCAGCTGCCTCACTTCGCCATCTTCAACGTGGCCGACATCTGCATCACCAGCGCGGCCGTCCTGGTGGTGCTGCTGAGCCTGAGAAACCCCTCCAGCGATGGGAAGGGATCCGAGCGGGCATGA
- a CDS encoding ANTAR domain-containing response regulator, whose product MGQKRPKKVLIAEDEALIRLDLVELLTEEGFEVVGQAADGEEAVKLARELEPDLIIMDVKMPGMDGITAAEIIGEERIAPILMLTAFSQSELVERARDAGVMGYLVKPFGASEVVPAIEVAIGRFAELRAIEEELANLEDRFESRKIIDQAKGMLQEGLGLTEPEAFRWIQKTAMDLRKSMREVAEGVISHKRKK is encoded by the coding sequence ATGGGCCAGAAGCGGCCGAAGAAGGTGCTCATTGCCGAGGACGAGGCGCTCATCCGCCTCGACTTGGTGGAGTTGCTGACCGAAGAAGGTTTTGAAGTTGTGGGGCAGGCAGCGGATGGCGAAGAGGCCGTCAAGCTTGCCCGGGAGCTGGAACCCGACCTGATCATCATGGACGTGAAGATGCCCGGCATGGACGGCATCACCGCGGCCGAGATCATCGGTGAGGAACGCATCGCCCCCATCCTCATGCTCACCGCTTTCAGTCAGAGCGAACTGGTTGAGCGGGCGCGTGACGCCGGTGTGATGGGGTATCTCGTCAAACCCTTCGGGGCCAGCGAGGTGGTGCCCGCCATCGAGGTGGCCATTGGGCGTTTCGCCGAGTTGCGGGCCATCGAGGAGGAACTGGCGAACCTGGAGGACCGGTTCGAGTCCCGGAAGATCATCGACCAGGCCAAGGGAATGCTGCAGGAGGGGCTGGGGCTGACCGAACCCGAGGCGTTCCGGTGGATCCAGAAGACCGCCATGGACCTACGCAAGTCAATGCGCGAGGTCGCCGAGGGCGTCATCTCCCACAAACGGAAGAAGTGA
- the pyk gene encoding pyruvate kinase — MRRAKIVCTLGPAVNTTDRLVQLINAGMNVARLNMSHGDYDEHEGRLNAVREAARIAGRTVGVLADLQGPKIRLGRFVDDQKHYLERGDRFTITIEDILGTKERCSTTFKGLPGDVKPGDQVLIDDGKVGLRALEVSPTEVLCEVVVAGPVSNNKGINLPGVAVSVPAMSEKDERDLRWALSKDIDMIALSFVRSGDDIKRVHEIMEEEGRRIPVIAKLEKPQAIANLQEIVDAFDAFMVARGDLGVELPLEDVPLVQKQIIRAARKWAKPVIVATQMLESMISSPRPTRAEASDVANAILDGADGVMLSGETSVGDYPVETVQTMARIVEATEHDGHAEIHAIDWDPHTTGGVLAHAAVEVTRRVGARYLVAFTKSGDTARRLSRLRPSIPLLVFTPEVTTRQAMTLTWGVEAHITPDFTVQEQMVETVDAFLRERGMIEVGERIVILSGSPMGVPGKTNNLRVHKVKAKGETDA, encoded by the coding sequence GTGCGTAGAGCAAAGATCGTTTGTACTCTGGGTCCGGCCGTAAACACGACCGACCGTCTCGTTCAACTCATAAACGCCGGAATGAATGTCGCTCGTCTCAACATGAGCCACGGGGATTACGACGAGCACGAAGGCCGTCTCAATGCCGTACGCGAAGCCGCCCGGATCGCTGGTCGCACAGTGGGTGTCCTGGCAGATCTCCAGGGACCGAAGATCCGTCTCGGCAGGTTCGTCGACGACCAGAAACACTACTTGGAGCGGGGGGACCGCTTCACCATCACCATCGAGGACATCCTTGGCACCAAGGAACGCTGCTCCACCACTTTCAAGGGTCTCCCCGGGGACGTGAAACCGGGTGACCAGGTCCTGATCGACGACGGCAAGGTGGGGCTGCGGGCCTTGGAGGTCTCGCCCACCGAGGTGCTCTGCGAAGTGGTCGTCGCGGGTCCGGTTTCCAACAACAAGGGAATCAACCTGCCCGGGGTTGCCGTGTCCGTTCCCGCCATGAGCGAGAAGGACGAGCGGGACCTGCGCTGGGCGCTCTCGAAGGACATCGACATGATCGCGTTGTCCTTCGTCCGCAGCGGCGACGACATCAAACGGGTCCACGAGATCATGGAGGAGGAAGGCCGCCGCATCCCCGTCATCGCGAAACTGGAGAAACCGCAGGCGATCGCGAACCTCCAGGAGATCGTCGACGCCTTCGACGCCTTCATGGTCGCTCGCGGCGACCTCGGGGTCGAGCTTCCGCTCGAGGACGTGCCGCTGGTCCAGAAACAGATCATTCGCGCGGCACGCAAGTGGGCCAAGCCCGTCATCGTCGCCACCCAGATGCTGGAGTCCATGATCTCCTCCCCACGGCCCACCCGCGCCGAGGCCTCCGACGTGGCGAACGCGATCCTCGACGGCGCGGACGGCGTGATGCTCTCCGGCGAGACCTCCGTCGGCGACTACCCGGTGGAGACCGTCCAGACCATGGCCCGGATCGTTGAGGCCACGGAACACGACGGCCACGCCGAGATCCACGCCATCGACTGGGATCCCCACACCACCGGAGGTGTTCTCGCGCACGCGGCGGTGGAGGTCACCAGGCGGGTCGGTGCCCGCTACCTGGTCGCCTTCACCAAGTCCGGCGACACCGCCCGGCGGCTGTCCCGTCTGCGCCCCTCCATCCCGCTGCTGGTGTTCACCCCGGAGGTGACAACCCGGCAGGCCATGACCCTCACCTGGGGAGTCGAGGCCCACATCACCCCGGACTTCACGGTCCAGGAGCAGATGGTGGAAACCGTCGACGCGTTCCTCCGGGAACGGGGCATGATCGAGGTCGGTGAGCGCATCGTCATCCTGTCCGGCTCGCCCATGGGGGTTCCGGGGAAGACGAACAACCTGCGTGTCCACAAGGTCAAGGCCAAGGGCGAAACCGACGCCTGA
- the ftsZ gene encoding cell division protein FtsZ, producing MASASQNYLAVIKVVGVGGGGVNAVNRMIEAGLRGVEFIAVNTDAQALLMSDADVKLDVGRELTRGLGAGADPSKGRQAAEDHSEDIEEALKGADMVFVTAGEGGGTGTGAAPIVAKIARSLGALTIGVVTRPFSFEGRRRATQADSGIEALREEVDTLIVIPNDKLLQMTDHQVAILDAFKQADQVLMQGVSGITDLITTPGLINLDFADVKSIMSQAGSALMGIGSARGEDRARAAAEMAISSPLLEASIDGAHGVLLSIAGGSDLGLFEVSAAAQLIEEAAHDEANIIFGTVIDDALGDEVRITVIAAGFDGGHPPRPPRLETARSNQQQPPQPRGGFGGVPGGGPSPLAGGTPLTGGGGSRLAPPHVTPMPPTRPEPRPLRADDDDDLDVPDFMK from the coding sequence ATGGCAAGCGCATCTCAGAACTACCTGGCGGTTATAAAGGTCGTTGGTGTCGGCGGCGGCGGAGTGAACGCCGTCAACCGGATGATCGAGGCCGGGTTGCGCGGCGTCGAGTTCATCGCCGTGAACACCGACGCCCAGGCGTTGCTCATGAGTGACGCCGACGTCAAGCTCGACGTCGGCCGCGAGTTGACCCGTGGTCTGGGCGCCGGGGCCGATCCCTCCAAGGGGCGTCAGGCCGCGGAGGATCACTCCGAGGACATCGAGGAGGCCCTGAAGGGCGCCGACATGGTCTTCGTCACGGCCGGTGAAGGAGGTGGCACCGGCACGGGGGCCGCGCCCATAGTCGCCAAGATCGCCCGTTCCCTCGGCGCCCTCACGATCGGTGTTGTGACGCGGCCGTTCTCCTTCGAGGGGCGCCGCCGCGCCACCCAGGCCGATTCCGGCATCGAGGCGTTGCGGGAGGAGGTGGACACCCTGATCGTCATCCCCAACGACAAACTGCTACAGATGACCGACCACCAGGTGGCCATCCTCGACGCCTTCAAGCAGGCGGACCAGGTGCTGATGCAGGGTGTTTCCGGCATCACGGACCTGATCACCACCCCCGGCCTGATCAACCTCGACTTCGCGGACGTCAAATCGATCATGAGCCAGGCGGGTTCCGCCCTGATGGGCATCGGATCCGCCCGGGGCGAGGACAGGGCCCGCGCCGCGGCGGAGATGGCGATCTCCTCCCCGCTGCTGGAGGCGAGCATCGACGGTGCCCACGGGGTGCTGCTGTCGATCGCGGGCGGCTCGGATCTCGGGTTGTTCGAGGTCTCGGCCGCTGCCCAGCTCATCGAGGAGGCCGCGCACGACGAGGCGAACATCATCTTCGGCACGGTCATCGACGACGCGCTGGGCGACGAGGTCCGCATCACCGTGATCGCAGCCGGTTTCGACGGTGGGCATCCGCCCCGTCCGCCGCGTCTCGAGACCGCCCGCAGCAACCAGCAGCAGCCGCCCCAGCCCCGCGGAGGTTTCGGTGGTGTTCCTGGCGGAGGCCCCAGCCCGCTCGCGGGGGGAACGCCCCTCACCGGTGGTGGCGGTTCCCGCCTGGCCCCTCCGCACGTGACGCCCATGCCACCGACCCGCCCGGAACCGCGGCCGCTGCGGGCGGACGATGATGACGACCTGGATGTGCCCGACTTCATGAAGTGA
- the polA gene encoding DNA polymerase I, translating into MNRLLLIDGHSMAYRAFYALPVENFQTSTGQHTNAVHGFVSMLIGLLTSEKPSHVAVAFDVGRESFRNETYPEYKATRSASPQEFRGQVELIKEVLDGLRISHVELPGYEADDIIATMATRAEAAGYEVLISTGDRDALQLVTDHTTVLYPRKGVSDMVRMTPAVVEEKYLVPPQRYPELAALVGETSDNLPGVPGVGPKTAAKWINTYDGLANIIERAEQVPGKAGQSLRDHLDEVRRNRRLNRLLRDLELPLGFEQTERRDWDREAITQLFAALEFRSLKERLSQLYGNNGDEQNETREAFTVTGRALEPGEVATWLEENAEGEVALSFVGVWGAGTGDLRGLGLAAAEGPEAFIDPGKLTPADDEAMANWLADAERPKVVHDAKGPLLAIWARGWELGGVVLDVALAAYLLRPDVRGQELASLVQRYLHRELVVEVAAEAQESLFEVDEGATAGAAMLNARAIAELARVLRPELESQPAAELLRDVELPLQRTLANCERVGIAVDRDVLDGLRAEFDSAVVAAQQAAWDVLGHEVNLGSPKQLQAVLFEELDMPKTRRTKSGYTTDAEALEGLFERTGHPFLEHLLAHRDRIRLRQTVDGLLAAIQPDGRIHTTYVQTIAATGRLSSTDPNLQNIPIRTELGRRIRSAFVAGDGFEALMSADYSQIEMRLMAHVSGDEGLIAAFRSGRDFHAEMAAIVFGVAPEEVTGRMRARVKAMNYGLAYGLGAYGLSTRLGISVAEAKELMEVYNSRVGGVQQYLAEVVAEARRMGYTSTLLGRRRYLPDLNSSNRQRREMAERAALNSPIQGSAADIIKLAMLEVERGLIAAGLRSRMLLQVHDELVLEIFPGERETVEELVRKEMGTAMDLAVPLEVSVGVGDSWFTAAH; encoded by the coding sequence GTGAATCGCCTGCTCCTCATCGACGGACACTCCATGGCCTACAGGGCCTTCTACGCGCTGCCGGTCGAGAACTTCCAGACCTCGACGGGACAGCACACGAACGCAGTGCATGGTTTCGTCTCCATGCTCATCGGGTTGCTGACCTCCGAGAAACCGAGCCACGTGGCCGTCGCCTTCGACGTGGGCCGGGAATCTTTCCGCAACGAGACCTACCCGGAGTACAAGGCCACCCGGAGCGCGTCGCCGCAGGAGTTCAGGGGGCAGGTGGAGCTGATCAAGGAGGTTCTTGACGGGCTGCGGATATCGCACGTCGAACTGCCCGGCTACGAGGCCGACGACATCATCGCAACCATGGCCACCCGGGCGGAGGCCGCGGGCTACGAGGTGCTGATCTCAACGGGCGACCGCGACGCCCTGCAGCTGGTGACCGACCACACCACGGTGCTGTACCCGCGCAAGGGGGTGAGCGACATGGTGCGGATGACACCCGCCGTGGTGGAGGAGAAATACCTCGTGCCGCCGCAGCGCTACCCGGAGCTGGCGGCGCTTGTGGGGGAGACCAGCGACAACCTGCCCGGGGTTCCCGGCGTCGGGCCCAAGACCGCGGCCAAGTGGATCAACACCTACGACGGCCTGGCGAACATCATCGAACGCGCCGAGCAGGTTCCGGGCAAGGCGGGCCAGTCGCTGCGGGACCATCTCGACGAAGTGCGGCGCAACCGGCGCCTGAACCGGCTGCTGCGGGACCTGGAACTGCCCCTGGGTTTCGAGCAGACCGAACGCCGCGACTGGGACCGGGAGGCCATCACCCAGTTGTTCGCCGCCCTTGAGTTCCGTTCCCTGAAGGAACGGCTTTCCCAGCTGTACGGGAACAACGGGGACGAACAGAACGAGACCCGGGAGGCGTTCACCGTCACTGGAAGGGCCTTGGAACCCGGTGAGGTGGCGACCTGGCTGGAGGAGAACGCCGAGGGAGAGGTGGCTCTTTCGTTCGTCGGCGTCTGGGGGGCCGGGACGGGTGATCTGCGGGGCCTCGGCCTGGCGGCCGCCGAGGGGCCGGAGGCGTTCATCGATCCCGGAAAACTGACCCCCGCCGATGACGAAGCGATGGCGAACTGGCTGGCGGATGCGGAACGCCCCAAGGTGGTCCACGACGCAAAAGGCCCGTTGCTGGCGATCTGGGCCAGGGGCTGGGAGCTGGGTGGGGTGGTCCTGGACGTGGCCCTGGCGGCCTATCTGCTGCGACCCGACGTCAGGGGGCAGGAACTGGCCTCCCTGGTGCAGCGGTACCTGCACCGCGAGCTGGTGGTGGAGGTTGCCGCCGAGGCCCAGGAATCCCTGTTCGAGGTCGACGAGGGAGCCACGGCAGGAGCGGCCATGCTGAATGCCCGGGCGATCGCGGAACTGGCCCGGGTGTTGCGGCCCGAACTCGAATCCCAGCCCGCGGCGGAGCTCCTGAGGGATGTGGAACTTCCGCTGCAACGGACCCTGGCGAACTGCGAGCGCGTCGGCATCGCCGTGGATCGGGATGTCCTGGACGGGTTGCGGGCCGAGTTCGACTCCGCCGTCGTGGCCGCCCAGCAGGCGGCGTGGGACGTGCTGGGGCACGAGGTGAACCTCGGTTCCCCGAAGCAGCTGCAGGCGGTGCTGTTCGAGGAACTCGACATGCCGAAGACCCGACGCACGAAATCCGGGTACACCACCGACGCGGAGGCCCTCGAAGGGCTCTTCGAACGCACCGGGCACCCGTTCCTGGAGCATCTCCTGGCGCACCGGGACCGCATCAGGCTGAGGCAGACCGTCGACGGATTGCTGGCCGCCATCCAGCCCGACGGCCGCATCCACACCACCTACGTGCAGACCATCGCTGCGACGGGAAGGCTGTCCTCCACCGACCCGAACCTGCAGAACATTCCCATCCGCACCGAGCTGGGGCGGCGGATCCGCAGCGCCTTCGTGGCCGGCGACGGGTTCGAGGCGCTGATGAGCGCCGACTACTCGCAGATCGAGATGCGCCTCATGGCGCACGTCTCAGGCGATGAGGGGCTGATCGCCGCATTCAGGTCCGGCAGGGACTTCCACGCGGAGATGGCGGCCATCGTCTTCGGGGTCGCCCCGGAAGAGGTCACGGGACGGATGCGGGCCCGGGTCAAGGCCATGAACTACGGGCTCGCCTACGGGCTCGGTGCCTACGGGCTGAGCACCAGGCTCGGGATCTCCGTGGCCGAGGCGAAGGAGCTGATGGAGGTCTACAACTCGCGGGTCGGTGGGGTCCAGCAGTATCTGGCGGAGGTGGTGGCCGAGGCCCGGAGGATGGGCTACACCTCGACCCTGCTGGGAAGGCGACGCTATCTGCCGGACCTGAACTCCAGTAATCGGCAGCGGCGCGAAATGGCGGAGAGAGCAGCGCTCAACTCCCCGATCCAAGGATCCGCGGCCGACATCATCAAGCTGGCGATGCTCGAGGTTGAACGCGGGTTGATCGCGGCGGGGTTGCGCAGCCGCATGCTGCTCCAGGTGCATGACGAACTCGTCCTGGAGATCTTCCCGGGGGAGAGGGAAACGGTGGAGGAGCTGGTGCGCAAAGAAATGGGCACCGCCATGGATCTGGCGGTGCCCCTGGAGGTTTCGGTCGGGGTCGGCGACTCGTGGTTCACAGCGGCTCATTGA